In Neosynechococcus sphagnicola sy1, a single genomic region encodes these proteins:
- a CDS encoding Tic20 family protein, with the protein MTWRGSTTVRDRFFAGLPYLIPLLESLNFSLFIFMQVPLLQVIFLPLFPLLLIYNFSLGGMQIVPLALFIGLFVGVVRNPDMHHFLRFNTMQALLIAIVLYLCSLLLSLVGFMQPLVPLGFSVSASSLQGIQAPILLIIFFDTVFLGTLVAVAYSIVQCVRGLYAEIPFISEAAYEQTRY; encoded by the coding sequence ATGACTTGGCGCGGATCAACCACAGTTCGAGATCGTTTTTTTGCCGGCCTGCCCTATCTGATCCCTCTGCTAGAATCCCTCAACTTTAGCCTGTTCATTTTTATGCAGGTTCCTTTGCTCCAGGTAATTTTCCTGCCGTTGTTTCCCCTACTCCTGATATATAACTTTTCCCTGGGGGGGATGCAGATTGTGCCTTTGGCGCTGTTTATCGGTCTGTTCGTGGGGGTGGTGAGAAATCCGGATATGCACCATTTCCTGCGCTTTAACACCATGCAGGCACTCTTGATCGCCATTGTTCTCTACCTTTGCAGCCTCCTTCTGTCCCTGGTAGGATTTATGCAGCCTCTGGTGCCACTGGGCTTCTCTGTATCAGCCTCCTCACTCCAAGGTATCCAGGCACCGATATTGCTGATCATCTTCTTCGATACTGTGTTTTTGGGAACCTTAGTGGCAGTCGCCTATTCAATTGTCCAGTGTGTCCGAGGGCTCTACGCCGAAATTCCATTCATCTCTGAGGCAGCCTACGAGCAGACCCGCTACTAA